Part of the Gemmatimonadota bacterium genome is shown below.
CATTTTATTTGCACGTCTGGCAGATGGGTTGTTGCAGCGTGGAGAGGTCGCACGCGCAATTGAGGTGTGTCACCGCGGATTGCGCTATCGCCCGTCATATACGGCGGGTCAGGTGGTGATGGGCAAGTGCTATCATGCGGCCGGGCATTATGACGAAGCGCGTCTGGTGTTTCAAAAAGTATTGCAATTAGATGCTGGTCATCTTGCCGCACATTGGTATATGGGCAAAATCGCTTTGCAATTGGACCGCGACGACCTCGCGCTCAAATATTTTGAACAGGCTCGTGCACGCGATCCATTTTGTCCCGAACTTATAGATCAGATTCGCAAACTCAAGGGCGGGGAGGTTGAAGAGGAGCAAGACAACGGTCCTGAGCCCGATGGTTCTGAAGTCGTATCTGAGAGCGAGGTATTTGATCCGGCTCTCTTAGAGGAAGAAGTCGAGGATGATTTAGATACGCTGGTTACATCGCTTAAACGCGAGCCAAAATCCGGGGGAGAGGCCCCTGTTATTGCAACGAAAACGCTGGCTGAGCTGTACGCGAGTCAAGGCCTTATTCGGGAGGCCATCGCGGTTTTGGAACAGGTGATTGCCCGCGAGCCTGACAATGAGCATATTATTGTCCGCCTGGATGAGTTGCGGAATTTATCGGAGGAATCGGGGGCATGAACCAGGAGTATGATGGAATTGCGGAAGCCTATAGGGATTCCAAGCAACTCTCATTCCGAAAATATATTGAAGAATATACTTTTTTAGAGATATTGGGAGATATTCGAGGAGCAACGATTTTAGATCTGGCGTGCGGTGAGGGATTTTATACGCGCAAGATTGTGCAAGCCGGAGCGGCAGAAGTCACAGGTGTTGATCTTTCCGCAGAAATGATCAAATTGGCAGAAGAAGAAGAAC
Proteins encoded:
- a CDS encoding tetratricopeptide repeat protein, translated to MLEIKKLQKICDQNPTSILFARLADGLLQRGEVARAIEVCHRGLRYRPSYTAGQVVMGKCYHAAGHYDEARLVFQKVLQLDAGHLAAHWYMGKIALQLDRDDLALKYFEQARARDPFCPELIDQIRKLKGGEVEEEQDNGPEPDGSEVVSESEVFDPALLEEEVEDDLDTLVTSLKREPKSGGEAPVIATKTLAELYASQGLIREAIAVLEQVIAREPDNEHIIVRLDELRNLSEESGA
- a CDS encoding methyltransferase domain-containing protein; translated protein: MNQEYDGIAEAYRDSKQLSFRKYIEEYTFLEILGDIRGATILDLACGEGFYTRKIVQAGAAEVTGVDLSAEMIKLAEEEE